One Halarcobacter ebronensis genomic window carries:
- a CDS encoding M23 family metallopeptidase: MKTKDELYKIQINNRINEIEQLNSQLEDLQKLLNIGLDLSNKKDIYLNTKFEDKDKSYILTSIPSASPLEKVFITSKYGTRFHPIFNKSLFHSGLDLRAKIGTDVYTTADGIVSNINENDNEGYGKVIKIVHNYGFETLYAHLDKIFVNVGQIVKKGTIIGLSGNTGTSNGPHLHYEVKYLDKSLDPLSFLYWNKKTFDTVFSQNSELIDWNNLVLYIKNSNNEHNN; encoded by the coding sequence TTGAAAACTAAAGATGAGCTTTATAAAATACAAATTAATAATAGAATAAATGAAATTGAACAATTAAACTCTCAACTAGAAGATTTACAAAAGCTTTTAAATATAGGTTTAGATTTGTCAAATAAAAAGGATATTTACCTTAATACAAAATTTGAAGACAAAGATAAAAGTTATATATTAACTTCTATTCCAAGTGCCTCACCATTGGAAAAAGTGTTTATTACTTCAAAGTATGGCACAAGATTTCACCCAATATTTAATAAGTCACTATTTCATTCAGGGCTTGATTTAAGAGCAAAAATAGGAACTGATGTTTATACAACAGCTGATGGCATAGTTTCAAATATAAATGAAAATGATAATGAAGGATATGGAAAAGTAATAAAAATAGTTCATAACTATGGCTTTGAAACTTTATATGCCCATCTTGATAAAATATTTGTAAATGTTGGACAAATAGTAAAAAAAGGGACAATAATAGGACTTTCTGGCAACACTGGAACAAGTAATGGTCCTCATTTACATTATGAAGTAAAATATTTAGATAAAAGCCTAGATCCATTAAGTTTTTTATATTGGAACAAAAAAACATTTGACACAGTATTTTCACAAAATAGTGAACTTATTGATTGGAATAATTTAGTTTTATATATAAAAAACAGTAACAATGAACATAATAATTAA